Genomic DNA from uncultured Desulfuromusa sp.:
ATCTGCTGGAAAGAATTGACAAGTTTTTGCTCTTACTGTTTATTGATGGTAATTTTTTATCATCAATACTCATCAGGTAGAAATATCGATGTCCGGATCTGAACATAAAAGCGCTGGATTCATTCTCACCCTGGCCGCATTGATCATCATTATTGCCGGGCTCAAAACCGCCCAGGCGCTTCTGGTTCCATTTCTCCTCGCCTTCTTTATTTCAGTCATTTGTGCAGGACCTTTTTTCTGGTTGCAGCAGCGTAAAATCCCCGCGCCCGTTGCCCTGTTACTGGTCATCAGTGTTGTTATGCTCGGCGGGTTAGTGGTAGTGACTCTGATTGGAACGTCCGTCAACGACTTCACCAATGAGCTTCCCGTGTATCAGGACAAATTGCGGATTCAGACCCTCACCCTGTTTGACTGGTTGGACAAATTAGGAATCAAAATATCAAAACAGATCCTGCTCGAACATTTTAATCCCGGATCAATTATGCAGTCTGCAGCCAGCATGCTGGCGACAGCAGGAGGAGTCCTGACCAACTCTTTCATGATTATGCTGACAGTCGTTTTTATCCTTTTTGAAGCAGCAGGTATGCCCAATAAGCTCCGTGCCGCATTGCCGGATGCTGACTCATCATTGGCCTCTTTTGAAAAATTTTCTACCAGCGTTCGCCAATACCTTGTGATTAAAACTATTGTCAGCCTCGGAACCGGGCTGGTAGTGACAATCGGACTGTTGCTACTCGGTCTTGATTATGCACCCTTGTGGGGAATGATCGCATTTCTCCTGAATTATGTTCCTAATATCGGCTCAATTATTGCGGCTATTCCGGCCATCCTTCTAGCTGTTGTTCAACTGGGACCCATCCACGCCCTGCTGGTTGCAGTTCTTTATCTGGTCACAAATGTAATCATGGGAAATGCTGTTGAACCCAGGATGATGGGGCAGA
This window encodes:
- a CDS encoding AI-2E family transporter — translated: MSGSEHKSAGFILTLAALIIIIAGLKTAQALLVPFLLAFFISVICAGPFFWLQQRKIPAPVALLLVISVVMLGGLVVVTLIGTSVNDFTNELPVYQDKLRIQTLTLFDWLDKLGIKISKQILLEHFNPGSIMQSAASMLATAGGVLTNSFMIMLTVVFILFEAAGMPNKLRAALPDADSSLASFEKFSTSVRQYLVIKTIVSLGTGLVVTIGLLLLGLDYAPLWGMIAFLLNYVPNIGSIIAAIPAILLAVVQLGPIHALLVAVLYLVTNVIMGNAVEPRMMGQKLGLSALVIFISLVFWGWVLGPVGMLLSVPLTMVVKIALEVNDSTRWMAILLSSDVPAKTAAEK